One genomic segment of Theobroma cacao cultivar B97-61/B2 chromosome 6, Criollo_cocoa_genome_V2, whole genome shotgun sequence includes these proteins:
- the LOC18595329 gene encoding mavicyanin, with translation MALAKRGVVFFMMIMVALRGLSMAAVYKVGDSAGWTILGNGQDYHDWAATNKFFVGDTLFFEYNTQFHNVKQVNVEDFKSCNPDNPIATYVDGSDNITLKSSGEYYFLCGFPGHCQAGMKLHITVNSAANSPQNPTPTPLASNVAPSLHASKLSCVVMVVAAATLPFFLLLV, from the exons ATGGCTCTGGCAAAGAGGGGAGTAGTGTTTTTCATGATGATAATGGTGGCTCTTCGTGGGTTATCAATGGCTGCTGTCTACAAGGTTGGCGACTCAGCTGGTTGGACAATCTTGGGCAATGGCCAAGATTACCATGACTGGGCTGCTACCAACAAGTTCTTCGTTGGTGATACCCTTT TTTTCGAGTACAACACCCAATTCCACAACGTGAAGCAAGTGAACGTCGAAGATTTCAAGTCATGCAACCCAGACAATCCGATTGCGACGTACGTAGACGGCTCCGACAATATCACCCTGAAAAGCTCAGGCGAGTACTATTTCTTGTGTGGTTTTCCAGGCCACTGCCAAGCTGGTATGAAGCTTCACATCACTGTTAACTCAGCAGCCAATTCGCCTCAAAACCCCACTCCAACTCCTCTGGCTAGTAACGTTGCTCCATCTCTCCATGCTTCCAAGCTCAGCTGCGTGGTTATGGTCGTCGCTGCTGCCACCCTCCCATTCTTCCTTCTGCTGGTTTAG